The sequence below is a genomic window from Echeneis naucrates chromosome 13, fEcheNa1.1, whole genome shotgun sequence.
GGCTAAACCTTGGGTCAGTAAAGACCTGTAGCCTATCTTTGAGTTCAGCATATGTTGTCCGTTATTTGAGCTCGTCTCTCTGCTTGATATTTTGCTGCATTAATTTGATCTTCTACCTTTCAAAGCCTTCGAGGACTAGTCACTCGGTTTGTGAGGGTGGGAGGCTTTCACATCTGCCATATTTGTTCAATTTCTTAATtatggattttaaaaaaaagtccagaggATGTTCACTGACTTGGAATATAATTTTGCATCCATCGGCTGACGTGTACTTTCCAATAAGGTTTTCCCTGATTTAGATggaatgggttttttttttttttttgcctttgtgcTGTATTTGTAGCCAGGAATACTGATTAAGCAGTGGCTGAACCTGTCAGACACATGTGTCTTTCCTATATCACTTGCTACACGTTCACTGCACTCAGGTAGTCTCCCATTTCATTTGCTCAATTGGCTGCACCTCTGGTGAATAATGTCAGTAGGTAAGTATTTATGCGATCACTTATTTTGcagtatatattttaaattaattggcATTACTTTGGAGAAATCAGTTGTCAGTGTTCTGAATGGTGATATTGGACGGGGAAAAGAACTCACATCAGACTGTCTGGAAGACTTTTGACAAATTTCTGCATACGGTTGTGATTTTCGTGGCATGTGATTAtggaattatttatttcacgAAGGAAAGGACTGTGAGATAATTATACATTTCAACGTGTGTCTCTCTGGAGTTCTAGTAAGAACAAGCCATCTCGTCTGACCTGGCTGTTTTGAGTTAAGCCAGACCAACTAAAGAAAGTGGACTAGTAAAATATACTGGTTAATGTAAATGGTGGTAAGTCAGTGCTGAAATGAGCAGAATAGGAGCAGAGCTTCAGCCTGATACAGTGATGTTATGGCCTCCTGACACCCAACAGTATTTTTCTTGCGTTGTGGTTGCTAGCTCAGTGACAGAACGACAACTTGATGTCGAGGGAATGATAGTCAAGTCAAAAACCaccaaaaaagaagaatgagaaGGAATGGATGGTACAGTAGATGTGAACGCCCTGTGGATTTCATTCTTACATCACAAAGTTAAAAAAGCACTCAGCCTATTGACTGAACTGAACCTGTGCTCCATTTATTTCCTTGTGGATTTAGCATTTTAATTCTTTTCGCAGTATATATGTAGCACCTTTGCCTACtgtacaattaaaaaaaaaataaaaataaacggCCAGTAGTACAGGTGTTTCAGTGGTTAGCGCACATGCTATGTTATAGTAGCATCTCTCTCAACGTCCTGTTGGTCTCTTTGCCACTTATTGTCGAAAGAATGACACAAAAAGcccaaaagaaataaaaaaaattatggccATCTACCTTCATAAAGTTAAAGAGTTGTTCAACTCAGAATTTGTTTTGAACTTGTTCGATTGATAAAGATGTTGCTGCATTCCTAGAACTAATTTTATGCATCTTGGTTTTCAAATTGTTATCAATGCCGCTCGAAAgatggaagaaaacaaaaaggaaaatcccCTTggtacaaagaaaaagaagaaataatagcgaatgaatgagtgaatttcCATTTAAAAGGTTTCCACATCCTGTTGCTGCCTACATGCTGTGTTCTCAGTAAACAAACCCAGAGGACCCAAATTTTCATatacataatttatttatcactgtctttgtcagtcagctaCAAACATAATGAAGCCTGGTACCTCCTCTCTGAGACAGACATGTGGATGGAGAGCTCTACACCAGATCTACACAGAATAATTTTTAGGGCCaagtgtccaaaaaaaaaaaaaaaaagtaaaaaacaaaaacagccaaatcaAAAGAATATTTGCATTGAACACATGAATGCTTTTATGCAAagacaatattttaaaaaaatgggaTCACTAAAAATGAATCCCAGAGAATTTCTCATTCTTCTACAGTAATAGTAAATGAAATAGAAAGTGAAAGTGGAGCACAGACACCTCTCTGTCGCTATGAAATCATTAGGATGGCCCAGAGATATGAGCCATAATACTGCACATCAGAAGGGTCAGCATGTCAGTGCTTTAAGCCTGAAAAAACCGCAGGGCATCCTTATAATGTAAACAGATGATTTGTGGAAATGTGATTGCAATTGCTTCAATGCTTCCTCCACTGGAAATGACAAGGGTTAGATTTTAAAGGCCAAGCTGTTAACTACAAAGTTGATTTTAAGGGTTGACTGTGCCTCTGAGTAACtttgaatattttgtgtgtgtagaagcTGCCATTACATTTTGGATCCCAACTGTTTAAAAAAGTACAATTCAACAAAAAGTGACCAGGATTTGTGTTGAATTCGTTGTGAAGGCAAACTGCCCACCAGGAAAATGATGGTTAGTCATGTCaatgtaattttaaatcattgaaaatatatgcaggtttttgttttgttttgttttttgaagatttcttcctctttccagaTTTCGACTATTTTCTGTATATCTGTGTTGGTGGTTAAAATGTTATGTATGACACTAGGAAccatcattttcacacacataaaaaaacatccttgcagtacatttttaatatgcGATGTTAGGAAAAAATTAATTGCTAAAAACAACAGATGTTACAATGCTGTTTCGAATGCTGCCAATATCCTTATGGCTATTCCAGAGTCTCGACCTCAGGAATAGTTTTAAATTAATGTCCGGTCAAGTATGTTCACATTTCTTCAGCACTCTTTTGTCATTGGAGAGCTATATTTCTTAATTTGCTTTCTAAACAATGTTACGAACCATCAATATCACTTATATCCAGGAGgaatattgacatttttattaaagCAAGTGAGGAAACGCCTTCAATTTTTTAATGGCCAGGGCCGACTTTCCAACTGAACTATTGTGAATGACAATTTAGATAAAGTTCTTTTtgagtttttcagcagaaagggaaagggaaaaaaaatgtcaaagaagaCAGACACTTCTATACGAAGCCTCCTTTCTGTCACAGTTTTATGAGCTGAGGTACTTCATCATttgtcaaaaattcaaaaaccTTTCCAGACCTTTCCTAGGATCATCAAAATCATCATTGCCCTGCCATTTACAATCTCTCTATATATACGTACATGTATACATGACTCTTTCTTCTTCCAAAGTGGCACATCTAGGTTTCAAACCTTGATCTAAATGATCCCCCCACCTGTGTCTAGTTGCCGTCCAAGCAGTCAGACTCCACAGGTAAATTGTACAAATATCCAAGTTATGTTGCCTTCTTAGCCAAACCAGGAACGTGGATGAAGGGCAGTCAGCTGatctgtaaccctaaccctccaagACTTTGTCCAGAGCAAACTAGCTAAACATCTGTTGGAGAAGTTGGCATGAAATTTGGTACAGACAATCATAGTGCACAGAGGCCAAGGTCCTAAGAACTCTGATGAGCCCCTGATGTTTCATatagcagcagtagcagcaaacaaaaacttCTCCTGGTCCAACACTGCATGAGAATATGTTAGAATCTCCTGTCTAAATCCTCGACAGCCTTAGCTGGCTGCGTTTAATGGTTACATAGCACATTAAAATGACGGAATTGGCATGCATTTCAGCTGCGCAGAAGCTAGCAGTAGTAAAGtagtgaaaatctgaaaaacgaAACGGTTACTGTCAAGCTCAGCTGATCTGAGATATCGTATGTCCTCATGGTTTACAAGATGAACTGTCTTCAGCTGTCGACCTCAGGCCTAACTGTACAGTTTTACCTCTGTGGTTGTAAAGAACGAATAAACTttcaccattttctttttccaactATGTCCTCTTCTGTTGTGGAAgcatctctgctgtgtgtgcatttaatGTACTGtatactgtactgtacacacacatttttctgtattcaGCACCTGTCCCACCAAGGTCTGGTGAATGTGCACATGACCACTCATACCTGGTGAGCACTTCAACCCATGCTCCCATGGCTACCACTACATGTCTTGTGTACTTCACCAGCCTCTTCTGATTTATTAAAGTGCCATTGAGTGGAAGCTTTTAGTGCAGCCATGAGCGTATCCAATTTCAGCCCATCAGGGCAGAGGAAATCAAACACACCAGGAGCTTCCTCCATCCACAGACCTGACCAGTTTGTAGCTACTACTGGATATTCCAGACAAAAGTTACTTCCTAACACTGAGTATGGTCATCTGCAGACACTCTTCCTTCAGAGCCACCAGCTCTGTCTTGTAACTGCTTGTCTTGCCTCCCTCAGCATAAACACAAGGCTGCTTCTTTGTGGATAGTGGTGTTTCCATGGTCACTGAGCCAGCATTCAGTATGTCAGCGTGTGATGGTAAGGAAGAGGAGCTCTTGCTGCAGGCCACAGACAGTAATGCTGAGAGGGCTCGACCAACATCGTGGCGAGCCCCCTCATTGACGAAACAGTACAGAATGGGGTCAGCAACACAGTTGAGGCTGGTCAGAGCAAGCGATACGTGATAGGCTGCAAACAAGCTCTCCTCGGAGCTACAGTCACATGGCTTCCTGAGAAACATGACACTCCGtaccaggaggaggatgtgaTACGGTCCAAAGCAGAGCAAAACAATCAGGATCAAACTCAAAGCCAACCGCTGaattttggccttctcttgaCGTTCTGTTGAGACATTGCAGCGAACCGCTGCCAGGATCCCACGGTAGCCAACCAGCATAGCTGTCCAGGGAGCGAGGAAGCCCAGAAATGTCCTATACAGGTTCATCCCTGCCACCCAGTCCTGCATGGGATACTTCTCAAAGCAGAAAGTGTGGTTGAACCGATCCTGGAAGAGCTCGTCGTggaagagaggagcagagttGGCTACGATCTCAATAATCCACACCATGGCACTAACCAAAACAGCTGCAGGAGAGatgacagagaaatgctcaaGTTAATGGTGACTTTCATGCCTTCAGCCTCTGAAAATACTATTAACTATTAACTATTATaactattatatatataaaaaaaacaaaaaaaaactaaacctaTAAGATAGTATAAGTTTACTTTATGAAATGGgttcttattttgtgtttccagaaATGTTAGTCTGGGCTCAAGGCACACATCAATAGATTTTGGAAAAACTAAAGACTTTAGCAGGCATCCTTGTTTTTGTAGTTAATATAGAAACTTCCTTTGACACAGACTTTCCTGTTCAGATTTGGCAGATATGACAAAGTGGGCTTCCCCCAGTTTTTGAAATAGCATGTGTAAATCAAACCCAATTTCTCAATCATGTAAAAACAGGATGTCTGATTTTACAGCACTGCAATTGTTGAAAAGTTAGTCACCCTTTCTCccaattgtttaatttttttaaaaataaatcaaaccagTTCTTTGTCACATTTCGAGCACGTAGGTCCTACACACCTGTTTTGATCCGTCGGACCTTGGCAAAGCGCAGAGGATATGCCACGGCCAGGTACCTGTCAAGCGATATACAGCAGAGGAAGGCGATGCTGACGTAGATATTAGTGTAGAAGATGAACCCAAACAGCTTGCAGCTCCCCTGACCGTGGATCCAGTCATCGTGCTGGAGGAAGTAGTCGATCCACAGAGGAAGAGTGGCAATGTAGAGGAGGTCAGCCACCGACAGGTTGATCAGGTAGATGCCTAGCTCATTGCGTTGGCGCACCTTGAGGGCAGAGAGTGATGAATTCGGTGACGGAACGAGAGACGAAGGGAGGAAGCAAGAGAGGAAAGTTGAGGATTTAGGGAAGGCCGTTGGATAAAGATTTGAAGTTAGAGGAGAAAATGGATGGCGTCAGTATAAACGTTCTGTGTGTTCCTGTAGTTTCTctatgtttggatttttttctttagtgcTTCATACTCAGAAATTGCTATGGCTAAAAAACAAAGAACGGCAAGGACACGTGTGACCACAACAGAgggttttaaattaaaaagaaagaaattgtaGTCCAGATACCAGCgcagttttatacatttttgataTTACGCATTACATAGTTTTGCAAGACATCCACAGTACATGAACAGCAAGCTTACATTGCTGAATCAGCGTTTTTTCATCAGAACAAATTTCATGTAGAAATTTTGAAATGTGGCACCAAGGCTGAGATGGAAGCTACACAAAAGGCTAATGTCAAAATACCACCCGACATTTGTGGAAATCTAAGCCAGGGATCTTGCTTAAATGGAAAGTCCATGTCAATCACTCCAAAGTAAACTGATAGTCTGTGCGAAATAGTGGAAGTGATCGGACATGTTACTTATATAATACAAGCCACCTCTGATAACAGAGGTGCAGTCCTGTTTGTTTACCACAATGACACAGATAAATCAGATAATGTTCATAATTTCTCTTTATCTCAGTACCTACACGCCCATTCTGACTGTGATTGATACCATGGTTTTGGGAGCAATATTTcgatatgtgtgagtgtgttgtgtgtgtgtcctcctcaCCTGCATGTAGGCAGCCCAGAGGGCCATGCAGTTAGTGGGCAGCCCCAGAACGATGACTATGATGTACAGAGTCGGCTGGAAGAACTGGTCCACCTTACTGTCCACATCACAGAACGAGATGTTGCACATTGTCCTGCGTGGAACACTGAGTGTGCgattgtgtgtgcaggtgtggaATGTGTGTtcagcagctctcagctctgCATGTCTCCCTGTAGCTTCATTATATTGGCGCTCCAGATGTTAGACAGTGACATGGCAACTCTGGCCGCATGCTCAGCTACCATACTCCAGTGCAAGACGGAAAGACTGGCACAGACACAACTATCATTTCCTGGGCATGTCATTGTCCCTGTTTGTCAAAGTGCTTGTCCTCCTTGATCAAGGACCTTGATGTGTCATGATCCCCTTTCACACTTTAAAGCCCCTGAGTGCCTCCTtatgaaagaaaggaaggataAAATCTGTTGAAATGAATGCTACCTTATCAACACTGTGCCAGGCCTCCTGCACCTGCACAGGACCTCATCAATCTTTTAGAGTTTTAAAGGCCTGCCAGGTCCACTGTGGGTGGGAGAGGCCgaacatcagtgtgtgtatctttgtggaAGTGTGTCTCAGGGCCCtgataacacacacagctcttctAGGAAGTTCACAGTAAAAGCTGGGAATTACTGTACAGAGCGCTTTGTTCATCAGTTTAGCCCGAACTCTTTGACATctgtaagagagagagacagagagagagaattctTTATAATTACTGTACAAATAAGGCAACGGAAAAAAATTGCTCCGTTATCATTGTTTACATCAGTTAGTGAAGTTACCAAAAATACTGGCAGCCTTACACTTCTGTCATATAATGCACGACTTCTCAAAGAAAGCACTGAATTAATTACATCTGTACATTTTGCTTGCATTTTACTGTGCTCATGGTCTTGATTCTctctccaccccccaccccccgagTCTGGTTCTGTACTTGGTCATGATGGAAATTGTTGGGTCCCCCAATGTGTAAAGTGTTTGAATGACCTCTGTCATGGCACTACATAGATCAAATTTGAGTTGATTTGACATACAATGTGCCATACAATACACTAAATTTGTTCCAGCTCCACATCAGAGCTGAATCATTCAAATCATTGTTTTGTAAACCATTTTATAGACTTATTGACTTGATATCTGTGGAATTTCTTAAGGAAGAATTTCTATATCTTAGAATTTGAATAATATTCTGTGACACATAATGGTCCTACCAGTCAAGAATGaaggaacagaaacagaaaatccaCGAAGAATGCACTATGTCCTCACTTTACTGTGTTTGGCTTGTCAGAGCTGTCCTTACACCacactttgtgtttcaggttcATTTCCAAGGAATTATTTGATGAGCTCTGCCTCTAATCCACATACCCTTTTAATAGACCACAATCTCCTGTCATAAGACTTGGAGATACACTGCATCTGGTTTCGTTATTTGAAGTGAAAGGAATCTCTTGTGGTGAAAACACAACTGCCTGACTTGAACACACCCGCAACACATACAAACCATTTTCTGCTATGTTGAATTCTGCTGCCTCAAACATCCCTGAAaatgtgtgaaagaaaacataTCAGTTGATGGAGTGACAGAGGGATGGAAGAAAGAGGCAGTGAGAACAGAACATGCTGGCCAAACAATCAGACACAAAAAACCTTTCAAAGAGTGCAAGCTGGGAGTCCAGGA
It includes:
- the gpr4 gene encoding G-protein coupled receptor 4, whose protein sequence is MCNISFCDVDSKVDQFFQPTLYIIVIVLGLPTNCMALWAAYMQVRQRNELGIYLINLSVADLLYIATLPLWIDYFLQHDDWIHGQGSCKLFGFIFYTNIYVSIAFLCCISLDRYLAVAYPLRFAKVRRIKTAVLVSAMVWIIEIVANSAPLFHDELFQDRFNHTFCFEKYPMQDWVAGMNLYRTFLGFLAPWTAMLVGYRGILAAVRCNVSTERQEKAKIQRLALSLILIVLLCFGPYHILLLVRSVMFLRKPCDCSSEESLFAAYHVSLALTSLNCVADPILYCFVNEGARHDVGRALSALLSVACSKSSSSLPSHADILNAGSVTMETPLSTKKQPCVYAEGGKTSSYKTELVALKEECLQMTILSVRK